One Tolypothrix bouteillei VB521301 DNA window includes the following coding sequences:
- a CDS encoding Spy/CpxP family protein refolding chaperone: MQPHLISILIVTISFAIAFGEAKTFAQPSTELGTLKVKPHDGAISQKDSLSEVQDINLTDKQKKQIWQIRQEILPQISELIPQPQLTEEQQNQLQSGHTVQITLQGPTSEQKAKLQELMQLYVQKIEAILTPEQRQKLRNNEKDLVFFEQRVNW, encoded by the coding sequence ATGCAACCTCACCTTATATCCATACTAATTGTCACAATCAGTTTTGCGATCGCATTTGGGGAAGCAAAAACTTTTGCTCAACCTTCTACCGAACTCGGAACACTAAAAGTTAAACCTCATGATGGAGCTATTTCACAAAAAGATTCGCTTTCTGAAGTCCAAGATATTAATTTAACTGATAAACAAAAAAAGCAAATTTGGCAAATTAGACAAGAAATATTACCCCAGATATCAGAACTGATTCCTCAGCCACAATTAACAGAAGAACAACAGAATCAACTTCAATCCGGTCATACCGTACAAATTACTTTGCAAGGACCAACATCAGAACAAAAAGCTAAATTGCAAGAACTCATGCAGTTATATGTGCAAAAAATAGAAGCCATTCTCACTCCCGAACAAAGGCAAAAGCTTCGCAATAATGAGAAAGATTTAGTTTTTTTTGAACAGCGTGTTAATTGGTAA
- a CDS encoding Crp/Fnr family transcriptional regulator codes for MQTEVFSELFPLMSTANPQTIEWLLSVAIDHEYPAGRAVLMEDAWGNALYFLVSGWVKVRRTVGEDSVAIAILGRGDFFGEMAILDESPRSTDVIALSPVKLLSISRERFIQILFKDPQLHHRMLQLMVRRLRQINVRLQMRSSPPAVKLAHTLVTLGESYGQSLENGKEIYNIPFKDLADVTEISVEETTKIMEKLHEKGWIKIDKIEQSIYLANFKQLVNLAGKV; via the coding sequence ATGCAGACTGAGGTTTTTAGTGAACTGTTTCCTTTGATGAGCACTGCCAACCCCCAAACAATAGAATGGCTGCTCTCTGTTGCTATCGATCATGAATACCCGGCAGGAAGAGCTGTTCTCATGGAAGATGCCTGGGGTAATGCTCTCTACTTTCTGGTTTCTGGTTGGGTTAAAGTTCGGCGTACTGTAGGTGAAGATTCTGTCGCTATAGCAATTTTAGGTCGGGGCGATTTTTTTGGAGAAATGGCAATTTTAGACGAATCCCCTCGCTCAACAGATGTTATTGCTCTTTCTCCCGTAAAGTTGCTGAGTATTTCTAGAGAACGCTTTATTCAAATATTATTTAAAGACCCACAATTACATCATCGAATGCTGCAACTGATGGTTCGGCGGCTCAGGCAAATTAATGTCCGCTTGCAAATGCGTTCTTCTCCCCCAGCTGTCAAGTTAGCTCACACTCTTGTCACCCTAGGTGAAAGTTACGGTCAGTCTTTAGAAAATGGAAAAGAAATATATAACATTCCTTTCAAGGATTTAGCAGATGTTACAGAAATTAGTGTTGAAGAAACAACAAAAATTATGGAAAAACTACATGAAAAAGGCTGGATTAAAATCGATAAGATCGAACAGAGCATTTATTTAGCCAATTTTAAACAGTTAGTCAACTTAGCAGGTAAAGTCTAG
- a CDS encoding TIGR04283 family arsenosugar biosynthesis glycosyltransferase translates to MSKVSIIIPTLNEAKCLGRTLRHLNLLTPPAREVLVVDGGSSDGTVTIAEQAGASVLIAQKRGRAAQMNQGAEVASGEYLCFVHADTLVSDDLVTLIEETLADGSVTAGGFISLMTGDKTTRWGVTLHNFLKTYYAPLLFRPHLFVRGLRLLFGDQAIFVRRTDFWECGGFDSNLPIMEEADLCLKLVQQGRICLLNRVVHSSDRRVAHWGFFKATAIYLYIGFLWGFGVSPQYLKRFYEEIR, encoded by the coding sequence ATGTCTAAAGTCTCTATTATTATTCCGACTTTAAATGAAGCGAAGTGCTTGGGACGTACTCTACGCCATCTGAATCTGTTAACGCCACCTGCAAGGGAAGTGCTTGTTGTTGATGGCGGAAGTTCTGATGGCACCGTTACTATAGCCGAACAAGCAGGCGCTTCTGTCCTGATTGCTCAAAAACGCGGGCGTGCTGCACAAATGAACCAGGGTGCGGAGGTAGCCTCTGGGGAGTATTTGTGTTTTGTACATGCTGACACTTTAGTGTCAGATGACCTTGTGACTTTAATTGAGGAGACTTTGGCAGACGGATCTGTGACGGCTGGTGGTTTTATTTCCCTCATGACTGGAGATAAAACCACACGTTGGGGTGTGACGCTGCATAACTTTTTAAAAACTTATTACGCACCACTGCTGTTTCGCCCGCATTTGTTTGTTCGGGGATTGCGTTTGTTGTTTGGGGATCAAGCTATCTTTGTACGTCGTACTGATTTTTGGGAATGTGGGGGTTTTGATAGCAATCTCCCCATTATGGAAGAAGCTGACTTGTGCTTGAAGTTGGTGCAACAGGGAAGAATTTGTTTGCTGAACCGAGTTGTTCATAGTAGCGATCGCCGCGTGGCACATTGGGGATTTTTTAAAGCAACAGCTATATATCTTTACATTGGTTTCCTTTGGGGTTTTGGTGTTTCGCCGCAATACCTCAAGCGTTTTTATGAGGAGATTCGCTAG
- a CDS encoding type II secretory pathway, ATPase PulE/Tfp pilus assembly pathway, ATPase PilB, translating into MLSSEGKPADTAASGKQVLPSTQNQSEQGLDREQIFRLIESTLSFEACLYHQILPFNIKDNNLVLGMVNPQDNAAIDYVNRILPYINCTMETQPINGDTHRTILSAYLNHKNTGAIAGKPMPKSWEDIAQEKKPAAIVDSSDTQINTIIPEAPERRVDKTHTQAQTVHNGDTVWQFGYSTSLNESEGSTPTPHHERPSSTKEYKDRDGDRTTLPSNLHVLHLPSVDIISSVEELATLPPRKLLEQLLGRVLSDGIGRLYLERRPYHGRILWSENGVLQSVLEKVPLSVFQGVLNELKRFASLPMTTVVEPKQVEKECLYQHNRLLLRLRVMPGMYGEEATLQVLRGAALKFYQQQQLARLSRDAVGISQQLTYKLRELKDRLALNSNLNNGQLEAFNSLNLVLENLDLQIKALTDIPEQPKKEKKKDS; encoded by the coding sequence ATGTTGTCTTCAGAGGGTAAACCAGCTGATACCGCAGCAAGTGGTAAGCAAGTGCTACCCAGCACACAAAATCAGTCGGAACAAGGACTAGACCGAGAGCAAATCTTTCGGTTGATTGAAAGTACCTTGTCCTTTGAAGCGTGTCTGTATCACCAGATTTTGCCCTTTAACATAAAAGACAACAATTTGGTACTGGGAATGGTGAATCCCCAAGACAATGCGGCTATAGATTACGTAAACCGCATACTGCCATACATCAATTGCACCATGGAAACTCAGCCTATCAATGGCGATACTCACCGTACCATACTCTCAGCGTACCTGAATCATAAAAATACAGGAGCGATTGCGGGCAAACCAATGCCAAAATCTTGGGAAGACATTGCTCAAGAAAAAAAACCGGCTGCGATCGTGGATAGCTCCGATACGCAAATTAACACTATCATCCCTGAAGCGCCAGAACGACGGGTAGATAAGACACATACTCAAGCACAAACGGTACACAATGGCGATACTGTTTGGCAGTTTGGGTATTCAACCTCCTTGAACGAATCGGAAGGTTCGACACCAACTCCCCACCATGAAAGACCCAGCTCCACCAAAGAATATAAAGACAGGGATGGTGATAGAACAACCCTACCTTCCAACTTGCACGTTTTGCACTTACCCAGCGTTGATATTATCAGTTCGGTTGAAGAATTAGCGACATTACCACCTAGAAAATTACTAGAACAGTTACTAGGACGAGTGTTATCAGATGGAATTGGTCGTTTGTACTTGGAGAGAAGACCTTACCACGGCAGAATACTCTGGAGTGAAAATGGAGTTTTACAGTCTGTCCTGGAAAAAGTACCTCTCTCTGTCTTCCAAGGAGTATTGAATGAATTAAAACGTTTTGCATCTCTACCCATGACCACAGTTGTCGAACCAAAACAGGTAGAGAAAGAATGCCTTTATCAACACAATCGCTTGTTACTGCGTTTGCGCGTCATGCCGGGAATGTATGGTGAAGAGGCAACATTACAAGTGTTGCGGGGAGCCGCTTTAAAATTTTATCAACAGCAACAATTAGCACGTTTGAGCCGCGATGCAGTAGGAATTTCCCAGCAATTGACCTACAAGTTACGCGAACTTAAAGACCGTCTTGCTCTTAATTCCAATCTCAATAACGGACAACTAGAAGCTTTTAATAGCTTAAACCTAGTACTGGAAAACTTAGACCTACAGATAAAGGCACTAACGGATATTCCAGAACAACCAAAAAAAGAGAAGAAAAAGGATAGTTAG
- a CDS encoding RNA ligase family protein — MAPIKLAYPKIPDSKNCPFKQCIAFEKYDGTNLHWVWDSELGWYAFGTRRDRFDFDEMGITDFNAAHPGLEEAASIFLRDFANPLTTLFQNNPDYHSPEIVVFTEFFGASSFAGMHKKEDSKQLVLFDVQTDKGIIEPEKFVKDFQELNIAKVVYRGKLTGKFIDDVREGKYNVAEGVICKGGKSSEDLWMVKIKTNAYLKRLQEVFKDNWNNYWE, encoded by the coding sequence ATGGCTCCAATTAAGCTTGCGTATCCCAAAATTCCCGACAGTAAAAACTGCCCTTTCAAGCAATGTATCGCTTTTGAGAAGTACGATGGTACGAATCTACACTGGGTTTGGGATTCCGAACTGGGCTGGTATGCCTTCGGTACACGACGTGACAGATTTGACTTTGATGAAATGGGTATTACAGACTTTAATGCTGCTCATCCCGGTTTAGAGGAAGCAGCTAGCATTTTTTTAAGAGACTTTGCGAATCCACTCACAACTCTTTTCCAAAACAATCCAGATTATCATAGCCCAGAAATCGTTGTTTTTACTGAATTTTTTGGAGCTTCATCATTTGCAGGAATGCACAAAAAGGAAGATTCAAAGCAACTTGTTCTGTTTGACGTACAAACCGATAAAGGCATTATTGAACCGGAAAAATTTGTGAAAGATTTTCAGGAATTAAACATTGCAAAAGTTGTTTATCGAGGCAAACTGACTGGCAAATTCATTGATGATGTTCGTGAAGGAAAATACAATGTAGCGGAAGGTGTTATCTGTAAAGGAGGGAAAAGTAGTGAGGATTTATGGATGGTAAAAATTAAGACAAATGCATATTTAAAAAGACTTCAAGAAGTTTTTAAAGACAATTGGAACAATTACTGGGAATAA
- a CDS encoding S-layer homology domain-containing protein, with amino-acid sequence MNGLLRLFLPLISLPTLCLLLLSGIPKETSAQNTAQQIFPDVKPDHWAQPFIQGLAEKNIVAGYPDGTFRPEQSVNRDEFAAMIDKAFNQPPVRQISSGSAYKDVPEGYWAAPAIEDAYEQGLMTGYPNGVFRPNQNVSKVDAIAALSKVVNSTSTKAQTATQVTTVPVATQQARKPTRKFALLPLAMTSLMQPLLLAKANAASVPPVQQMGKGEEAKTSARSANSNRPSSYAVTSLYADAEEIPQDKVDEIAKATRANLVVNYPKRNVLNPRKTLSRGEMSALVYQTLVAAGRMEPVAINTPAYQYIVRPENR; translated from the coding sequence ATGAACGGGTTACTGCGGTTATTTTTACCACTTATATCTTTGCCAACTTTATGTTTACTCTTACTGTCAGGTATACCGAAAGAAACTTCCGCTCAAAATACAGCTCAACAAATTTTTCCAGATGTCAAGCCCGATCATTGGGCGCAGCCATTTATTCAGGGGCTAGCAGAGAAAAATATTGTAGCTGGGTATCCAGATGGTACGTTTCGACCCGAACAATCAGTCAATCGTGATGAGTTTGCTGCCATGATTGACAAGGCGTTCAATCAACCACCAGTCCGGCAAATATCTAGCGGCAGCGCTTATAAAGATGTCCCGGAAGGTTATTGGGCAGCTCCTGCTATAGAAGACGCTTACGAACAAGGATTGATGACGGGTTATCCTAATGGTGTCTTTCGTCCCAATCAAAATGTTTCAAAGGTTGATGCAATAGCTGCTTTATCAAAAGTGGTAAATTCAACTTCCACAAAGGCACAAACAGCGACACAAGTTACTACCGTACCTGTAGCGACTCAACAAGCAAGAAAACCAACAAGAAAGTTTGCACTGTTGCCGTTGGCAATGACTTCTCTCATGCAGCCATTATTACTAGCAAAAGCCAATGCAGCTAGTGTTCCTCCAGTACAACAAATGGGTAAGGGTGAAGAGGCAAAAACAAGCGCTCGCTCGGCCAATTCTAACCGCCCTAGCTCGTATGCGGTCACGAGTTTGTACGCGGATGCTGAAGAAATTCCTCAAGACAAGGTAGATGAAATCGCAAAAGCAACTAGGGCAAATCTTGTAGTGAATTATCCAAAGCGTAACGTTCTTAACCCCAGAAAAACCCTATCTCGTGGTGAAATGAGTGCTTTAGTTTATCAAACACTGGTAGCTGCCGGAAGGATGGAACCAGTGGCTATTAATACGCCTGCTTATCAGTATATTGTGCGTCCTGAAAATAGATAA
- a CDS encoding sensor histidine kinase, whose translation MKKTRIATIQHLIQPKPHPFRLLLYLEWILLGIALLVEFPLVEVPHPTFLPPPSSSQDPLPLSLCIASFGIAGLWLPTARSLIVKILYTGFEFGLVFLAIVMSRRVVGLSPALLLILVVRSCLLFQLSGRLLVAGLAFLSFVFTWLLPLQNVSFLRAPLQAPLPRVPLPKVPPPPMAALMPKPMPDGDFRTLVWHLALNSGLMFGLVLVFVLLLVNALLAERQSREKLAKAHQKLREYALRIEDQATLQERNRIAREIHDSLGHSLTAQSIQLENAVVFLQSNLDKATTFLLEAKQLGSNALKEVRMSVATLRSDPLYGKSLESVLTVLLVDFQRRTGITPNCIFNLYQSLPAEVCTASYRIVQEALTNTAKHSGATHVTINIQVTVTLLSLEIYDNGKGFNPHQNTTGFGIQGMRERTLALGGQFYIDSKPGEGCCIKALLPY comes from the coding sequence GTGAAAAAAACTAGAATTGCCACCATACAACACCTCATTCAGCCCAAGCCTCATCCCTTTCGCTTACTACTCTATCTTGAGTGGATACTTTTAGGTATTGCGCTTCTGGTTGAGTTCCCCTTAGTCGAAGTTCCACATCCAACATTTCTACCGCCTCCCTCTTCCTCCCAAGATCCTCTGCCATTATCTTTATGCATTGCTAGCTTTGGAATAGCAGGTTTGTGGTTACCAACTGCTAGATCCTTAATTGTAAAAATACTTTACACGGGATTTGAGTTTGGACTCGTTTTTTTAGCAATTGTCATGAGTCGTCGAGTCGTAGGTCTTTCACCTGCACTTTTGTTGATTCTTGTCGTTAGAAGCTGCTTGCTTTTTCAATTGAGCGGACGTTTGCTCGTAGCAGGTTTAGCTTTTCTATCTTTTGTTTTCACTTGGTTGCTACCGCTACAAAATGTGTCTTTTTTACGAGCACCCCTACAAGCACCCCTCCCCCGAGTACCCCTCCCCAAAGTACCGCCGCCGCCTATGGCAGCTTTGATGCCAAAACCAATGCCAGATGGAGATTTTAGAACATTGGTTTGGCATTTGGCATTAAATTCAGGGTTAATGTTTGGGTTGGTGCTAGTCTTTGTGTTACTTTTGGTTAATGCTTTGCTTGCAGAACGACAAAGCCGGGAAAAGTTAGCTAAAGCCCACCAAAAACTCCGAGAATATGCTCTTCGGATCGAAGATCAGGCAACTTTACAGGAGCGCAACCGCATTGCACGAGAAATTCATGATTCACTCGGTCACTCACTGACAGCCCAGAGTATCCAATTAGAAAATGCTGTAGTCTTCCTACAATCTAATCTTGACAAAGCCACAACTTTTTTATTAGAAGCAAAACAACTGGGTAGCAATGCTCTCAAAGAAGTTAGGATGTCCGTCGCCACATTGCGTTCTGACCCTCTTTATGGAAAATCTTTAGAGTCTGTACTAACAGTTTTACTAGTAGATTTTCAGCGTCGAACTGGGATCACTCCAAATTGTATCTTTAACTTATATCAATCTTTACCTGCTGAAGTCTGTACGGCAAGTTATCGTATTGTTCAAGAAGCCCTGACAAATACTGCAAAACACAGTGGGGCAACTCATGTAACAATTAATATACAAGTAACCGTGACTTTACTCAGTTTAGAGATTTATGATAACGGTAAAGGCTTTAACCCACATCAAAATACAACTGGATTTGGCATACAGGGAATGAGAGAACGAACACTGGCATTAGGAGGTCAATTCTATATTGATAGCAAACCGGGTGAAGGTTGCTGTATAAAGGCTTTATTACCTTATTAA
- a CDS encoding BMC domain-containing protein: MPMAVGVIETQGFPAVLAAADAMVKAAAVTLVYYGLAESARLLVAVRGDTAEVERAVEAGIAAGNEQSNGGKVITYYIVPNPPENVESVLPIHFTKKSEPFRVS; the protein is encoded by the coding sequence ATGCCAATGGCAGTTGGGGTTATTGAGACACAAGGTTTTCCTGCTGTACTGGCTGCAGCCGATGCAATGGTGAAAGCGGCTGCCGTTACCCTTGTATATTATGGTCTGGCAGAAAGCGCTCGATTGTTGGTTGCAGTTCGTGGAGATACTGCTGAGGTAGAAAGAGCCGTTGAAGCAGGGATTGCTGCAGGTAACGAGCAGTCTAATGGTGGTAAGGTCATTACTTACTACATTGTTCCCAATCCTCCAGAAAACGTGGAAAGCGTTTTGCCCATACACTTTACAAAGAAATCAGAGCCATTCCGTGTTTCCTAA
- a CDS encoding carbon dioxide-concentrating mechanism protein CcmK, whose product MPLQAVGSIETKGFPAVLAAADAMVKAGRVTLVGYIRVGSARFTVNIRGDVQEVKTSMAAGIDAVEKVHGGTLESWVIIPRPHENVEAVLPIGYTQEVEQYRQAVENPIVRR is encoded by the coding sequence ATGCCACTACAGGCAGTTGGATCGATTGAAACTAAAGGTTTTCCTGCCGTACTTGCGGCAGCAGATGCGATGGTGAAAGCAGGTCGAGTCACCCTCGTTGGATATATAAGAGTGGGTAGTGCTCGCTTTACAGTTAACATACGGGGTGATGTTCAAGAAGTAAAAACCTCTATGGCAGCTGGTATTGATGCTGTAGAAAAAGTTCATGGCGGTACTTTGGAATCATGGGTTATTATTCCGCGTCCCCATGAAAACGTTGAAGCTGTTCTACCTATTGGGTATACACAGGAAGTCGAACAGTACCGACAAGCTGTAGAAAATCCGATAGTACGAAGGTAA
- a CDS encoding response regulator transcription factor, translating into MIRLLLVDDQIIIRQGLKSLLELKPDFEIVGEAEDGESAISFVEMFDNSSQQPDLVLMDIRMPVMDGVAATQVICQRFPLVKVLVLTTFDDDEYIAQAMRFGARGYLLKDTPLEPLANAIRSVYLGHTHLGPGLFEKVFTPLPDVPITKSPSPPPEFAELTPREREVLHLIALGANNREIAESLYISERTVKNHVTSILSRLNLRDRTQAAIFANSFYSER; encoded by the coding sequence ATGATTCGCCTGTTACTTGTAGATGACCAAATTATTATTCGTCAAGGTTTAAAAAGTTTGTTGGAGTTAAAACCCGACTTTGAAATTGTGGGGGAGGCAGAAGACGGTGAAAGTGCGATTTCATTTGTTGAGATGTTTGACAACAGTTCTCAACAACCAGATTTGGTTTTGATGGATATTCGCATGCCTGTGATGGATGGTGTAGCAGCAACTCAGGTGATTTGTCAGCGATTTCCTCTTGTGAAAGTGTTAGTATTAACAACCTTTGATGATGATGAATATATAGCTCAAGCTATGCGATTTGGAGCAAGAGGATATTTATTAAAAGACACTCCTTTAGAACCATTAGCAAATGCAATTCGTTCTGTTTATTTGGGACACACCCATTTAGGTCCGGGGCTATTTGAAAAAGTTTTTACTCCCTTACCAGACGTCCCAATAACCAAATCTCCCAGTCCTCCGCCCGAATTTGCTGAATTAACTCCTAGAGAAAGAGAAGTGTTGCATTTAATTGCACTTGGTGCCAATAACAGAGAAATAGCTGAGTCTCTCTATATTTCGGAAAGAACTGTAAAAAATCACGTGACCAGTATTCTCAGTCGGTTAAATTTACGAGACAGAACTCAAGCTGCTATCTTTGCCAATTCTTTTTACAGCGAGCGATGA
- a CDS encoding HetZ-related protein 2: MQTLKQGLEERNLTMALEAEKLAHYWRKRLAEECPEQNLVNRESIVDWLLGSDLQRFEVLSSKELDIAQQAMEYRYRILRQRYLGIARERAYRNLITRLGSLVTLRNKIQTWVALSRDRQRTVLDVLQEVIQELLQSDNYMQQQMLSIGECTTDDRLKNALLFASVEEYCLRPVRNQPLLVYRFVNYLRRTQRGGLTQVPSSDLVRLVSEEILTDDSDNRINLVDTQAIVEYQEAQEAEEQQTLRQAVKQEFETYLREHLGQEAVEWLHLYLEGKTQDAIAKQLGKPIKEIYRLREKISYHAVRVFALKDKPELVDGWLSTSLEEHNLGLTPNQWERLQEKLTATQRQILDMRKAGRSIEEIAQQLKIKTHQAMGEWTKVYLIAQGMRTQAE; encoded by the coding sequence ATGCAAACTTTAAAACAGGGTCTCGAGGAGCGCAATCTCACTATGGCGTTGGAGGCAGAAAAACTGGCACATTATTGGCGAAAGCGGTTAGCTGAGGAGTGCCCGGAACAAAATCTTGTCAATAGGGAAAGTATCGTTGATTGGCTTTTAGGAAGTGATTTGCAACGATTTGAGGTACTCTCCTCAAAAGAGTTAGATATTGCTCAGCAAGCAATGGAGTACCGCTATCGGATTTTACGTCAACGTTACTTGGGTATTGCCAGAGAACGTGCTTATCGCAACTTAATAACTCGGTTGGGGAGTCTGGTAACATTACGGAACAAAATTCAGACTTGGGTGGCGTTAAGCCGGGATCGCCAACGGACAGTGCTAGATGTGTTGCAAGAAGTTATCCAAGAATTATTGCAAAGTGATAACTACATGCAGCAGCAAATGCTTTCTATTGGGGAATGCACGACTGATGATAGGTTAAAAAATGCCCTCCTGTTTGCCAGTGTGGAAGAGTATTGTTTGCGCCCAGTTCGCAATCAACCATTGCTCGTATATCGTTTTGTAAACTATCTGAGACGGACTCAGCGTGGTGGCTTAACTCAAGTGCCAAGCAGCGATTTAGTTAGGTTGGTTTCAGAAGAAATTCTCACAGATGACAGCGATAACCGCATTAACTTGGTTGATACTCAAGCTATCGTAGAGTATCAAGAAGCACAAGAAGCCGAGGAACAACAAACGCTGCGTCAAGCTGTGAAGCAGGAATTTGAAACTTACTTGCGAGAACATCTCGGACAAGAAGCGGTTGAGTGGCTGCATCTCTACCTAGAAGGGAAAACACAAGATGCGATCGCCAAACAACTCGGTAAACCCATTAAAGAAATCTACCGACTGCGAGAAAAAATCAGCTACCATGCAGTCCGTGTATTTGCGCTGAAAGATAAGCCAGAACTGGTAGATGGCTGGTTGTCAACTTCTTTAGAAGAGCACAATTTGGGTTTAACGCCGAACCAATGGGAGCGACTGCAAGAGAAATTAACCGCAACGCAGCGCCAAATACTAGATATGCGAAAAGCAGGTCGTTCCATAGAGGAAATCGCTCAACAATTAAAAATTAAGACCCATCAAGCTATGGGTGAATGGACGAAAGTCTACTTGATAGCTCAAGGAATGAGAACCCAAGCTGAATGA